The Coffea eugenioides isolate CCC68of chromosome 8, Ceug_1.0, whole genome shotgun sequence genome has a segment encoding these proteins:
- the LOC113781292 gene encoding IQ domain-containing protein IQM1, with product MGLCLSIILSAWNEILEHKIFGLFNKAETVVRSVSFGRREGELVFRTFSFKKKELETIHKFDESKVSPRVDTQKLKTVGPTKGLVVDKESKNSLSRDNDQEAVNKSKLEVLIPAPVVVSSPRPITKLDDAATKLQKVYKSYRTRRNLADCAVVAEELWWKALDFATLERNSVSFFDITKHETAVARWARGRTKAAKVGKGLLKDEKAQKLALQHWLEAIDPRHRYGHNLHFYYDAWSESRSYQPFFYWLDVGGGKELNLPSCPRVNMQRQFIKYLGPKEREAYEVIVEDGKLAYKQTGMLLDTNDRSKWIFVLSTSRSLYVGQKKKGVFQHSSFLSGGATTAAGRLVAHDGILEAIWPYSGHYLPTEDNFKEFISFLEEHHVELSNVKRYTVDDARTSFQEVDEESKSKKEKLQDLSTTATATDAIATDSDGPCNEVSLAPACQENIQAAKIPSIKEPKFDLAKRLSCKWSSGVGPRIGCVRDYPMHLQFQALEKVNLSPRPGLEKSKSCIPIPSPRPSPKVRMSPRLLYMGLPSPRVSVPSAS from the exons ATGGGACTTTGTCTTTCAATAATTTTGTCAGCTTGGAATGAGATACTGGAACACAAGATATTCGGTTTATTTAACAAAGCAGAAACAGTTGTGAGATCTGTGAGCTTTGGGAGAAGAGAAGGAGAACTGGTCTTCAGAACATTTAGCtttaagaaaaaagaattaGAAACTATTCACAAGTTTGATGAGTCAAAAGTAAGCCCGAGGGTTGATACACAAAAGCTGAAGACTGTTGGTCCAACGAAGGGTTTAGTTGTCGATAAGGAATCCAAGAATTCGCTGTCTAGAGATAATGATCAAGAAGCTGTTAATAAGTCTAAGCTTGAAGTTCTGATTCCAGCGCCCGTTGTGGTATCTTCTCCACGACCTATTACTAAGCTTGATGATGCAGCAACTAAGCTTCAGAAAGTCTATAAAAGCTACCGCACAAGAAGGAATCTTGCAGATTGTGCAGTTGTTGCTGAAGAACTCTG GTGGAAGGCCTTGGATTTTGCAACTCTAGAGCGAAATTCCGTATCATTCTTTGACATTACCAAACATGAAACTGCTGTCGCACGGTGGGCACGTGGTAGGACAAAGGCTGCCAAG GTAGGAAAAGGTTTACTAAAGGATGAAAAAGCTCAGAAGTTAGCTCTACAGCATTGGCTTGAAGCT ATTGATCCGCGGCATAGGTACGGACACAACTTGCACTTCTATTATGATGCATGGTCTGAAAGCAGAAGCTATCAACCCTTTTTCTACTG GTTGGACGTTGGTGGTGGCAAAGAACTAAATCTTCCAAGCTGTCCAAGAGTTAACATGCAACGCCAATTTATTAAATATCTTGGACCT AAAGAGAGGGAAGCCTATGAAGTAATTGTGGAGGATGGCAAGTTAGCGTACAAGCAAACTGGCATGCTTCTGGATACAAATGACCGTTCAAAGTGGATTTTTGTTCTCAGCACATCAAGGTCCCTATACGTAGGACAGAAGAAGAAGGGTGTTTTTCAACATTCCAGTTTTCTATCTGGAGGAGCTACAACAGCTGCGGGTAGACTCGTTGCTCATGATGGGATTCTTGAA GCAATATGGCCATACAGTGGTCACTACCTTCCAACAGAAGACAATTTCAAGGAATTCATAAGCTTTCTTGAGGAGCACCATGTAGAGTTAAGCAATGTCAAG CGCTACACAGTTGATGATGCTAGGACCTCATTTCAAGAGGTTGATGAGGAATCCAAATCTAAGAAAGAGAAGTTACAAGATCTTTCCACAACTGCAACAGCTACGGATGCAATTGCTACCGATTCTGATGGTCCCTGCAATGAAGTTTCCCTTGCACCTGCGTGTCAAGAAAATATCCAGGCTGCAAAGATACCAAGTATTAAAGAACCCAAATTTGACTTGGCCAAGCGTTTATCTTGCAAGTGGTCCAGTGGTGTTGGACCACGAATTGGTTGTGTTCGAGACTATCCGATGCACCTTCAATTTCAGGCACTGGAGAAGGTAAATCTATCGCCTAGGCCTGGGCTGGAAAAGTCCAAGAGTTGCATTCCCATTCCTTCCCCGCGACCAAGTCCTAAAGTTCGCATGTCACCGAGGCTCTTATACATGGGACTTCCTAGCCCAAGGGTGTCTGTTCCTTCTGCTAGTTAA